CGTCGTCGCCATCGAGAAGACCCGGGAGTTCCGCGGCCGGTACCACGTGCTCGGCGGGGCGATCAGCCCCATCGAGGGCGTCGGCCCCGACGACCTGCGGATCCGGGAGCTGATGCAGCGGCTCGCCGACGGCGCCGTCACCGAGCTGATCCTGGCCACCGACCCCAACCTGGAGGGCGAGGCCACCGCCACCTACCTCGCCCGGCTGGTCAAGCCGATGAACCTCAAGGTCACCAGGCTCGCCAGCGGCCTGCCGGTGGGCGGCGACCTGGAGTACGCCGACGAGGTCACCCTGGGCCGAGCGTTCGAAGGACGGAGACTCCTCGATGTCTGACATCACCACCCTGACGACCAACAGTCCGGAGGAGTGGGCCACCCTCGCCGAGCGGGTCGCCCGCCATGTCCGCAACTACCTGTCGGGCCTGGAGGCGGTCTCCCGCGGCGAGGCGGGCCGGCACGCCGTCCCGGTGCTGCTGTTGGAGGTCTCCCAGGTGATCCTGGCCGGGGCCCAACTCGGCGCCAGCACCGACGTCATCCTCCCCGACAACTGGGAGCCCGAGCTCGGCCCCGACCCCGACCTGGACGCCGTCCGCCAGGGCCTGGCCCAACGCCTCGCCTCGGTGGACGAGTACGTCGAGGTCTTCGAGCCCTACACCGACCCCGACCCCACGCCCTACCGCCTGTCCGACGACCTCGTCGACGTCGCCAGCGACCTCGTCCACGGCCTCCGCCACTATGAGAAGGGCCGCCCCCTGGAGGCCCTGTGGTGGTGGCAGTACTCCTACTTCAACCACTGGGGCAACCACGCGGGAGCGGCCCTCCGAGCCCTCCACGCCGTCATCGCCGGAGCCCGCCTCAACGTCACGGAAGAGGCCCCGGCCATCTCCTAGCCCGGGGGGTGTCGGCCCGTTGAGGCGTCCTTCCGGGTGGGAGCCGCGCGGCATACTTTGCGTGCTGGGTCCTTTTCATGCGCCGGTGTACGAGGAGGCGGGTCGTGGCCGACATGGCGGAGTTCGAGCAGATGCTGGGCGAGACGAGGAAGTTGCTCGAACAGGTCCGCTCAGGTGCTGCGGCCGCCCCCGGAGAAGCGGACACCCCTCCCTTGGAGGGGTTCGGCGAGGCCGCCGACGGAAGGATCCGCGTGACCGCCGGACAAGGCGGTGAGATCAAGGGGATCGAACTCGATCCGCGTGTGATGCGCATGGCCTCGGAGGAACTGGCGGAGCACCTCACGGTCGCCGTGAACGCCGCCCTGACGGATCTGAGATCGAGGGCCACGACGTCGGACACGCCGATCGACCCGTCCGTCCTGGCCGACCGCCTCCAAGAGGTTCAGGACCAGGGCCTCCGGCAGATGGGCCTGTTCGCGCAGGGACTCGAGGACGCGATGGCCCGGTTCAAGGAAGCCGGGAGCGGTAGGGGAACGCGGGGCGGCTGACCGTCTACCGGTCGATGTGGCTGATCTCGATGCGGGGGTTGACCGGGTCGGGGGTGAAGTCCGCGGGCTCGCCATGGGTGTAGGCCAACTCGATGGTCATCCGCGGGTACGCCCTTAGGAACTGCTGCATGACATTGCGGCAGGACGAGCAGGGATATTGCTCGGAGTACATGCGAAGCCATCCCTTGACCCGCCGCGTGGGGACCTGTTCGGCGAACGCCTCCAGCACCTTGTACTCACCATGCGTCTCGGTGGGAACGGCCTCGCCGATGGCCGAGGGCGTGAACACCGGTTCGGACGGAACGCCGACCAGGGCCGGATCGTCGCCCGCGTCGAGGCCGGTCACCGCGTCGAACGCGCCACGCCTCCCACCGGCCTTGTATTCGGCGGTGACGACGTTGTCCACGTTCTCAGTCGTCCTCGTCGCCGGGCTGCCTCGTCATCGTGAACCGGCCGGTGGCCTCGAGTTCCTTGTAGATCCCGAGCTCTTCGCCCCGCATCTCGGCCAAGGACCACAGGAACCTGCGGAACGTCGGCCATGGATTGGTCGGTTGTTCCTCCTCGACGTACGTCCACACGCCCGGGTCGTCCGAGGCCGTGCTCGCTCCGGGGATGTAGTAGACGACATAGCCCTGATGCATGGCGATCACGAGGGCGTCATCGAGGATCGCGGGATCGGCGCCGTCGTCCTCGAGCAGTTCCAGGGACGACTGCTTGATGCGCAGCAGATCCTCATAGGCCCAGGTGGTGCCCGTCATCAGCGGGTACGGGCTCTTGCCCATGACACGCAGGAAATCACGGTAGAGGGCGGGGATCCGCTGCACTCCCTGGGTCCGCGCCAGGTGCGCTATCTCCTCGTCGGAGCAGCCGGTCTGGTCCCCTCTGCGCACCAGTCCCCGCTCGACGATGTAGCCATGGAATTCTTCGATCGAAAATCGGTTCAGATCCATCGCCCACCCCTTCAGAAGTATCGATGCACCCGAATGCGGTTGTTCACCGAGTCGGGAGAGAAATTGTTCTGCGCGCCGGGCCTGAGCGTCCCGGGGCCTTCACGGTGCGTGTAAACGATATCCACTTGCATATTCGGATAGCGCCTCAGGAAGTCCTGGGTCGATTGGGCGCACCCTTGACAGGGATGTCGTTCAGTGTAGATCGTGATGCGGCCACCGGTCTGCGGATCGGGGAATCTTCGGGAGAAGTCCTCATAGATCTTCTTTTCGGAGTCGTAATCCCGGTTGTGCCCCCGCGCCTGCCGCGAGGGCAGTGCGTCCCGACCGTCGCGGCGGAGCCTGGTGAACCCTTTTTCGTCATAGGTCTTCTTGCCGCTGACCGAGTCGATCGACCCTCGGTGGCTGCGTCCGGTCCGATCACGGACGTC
The DNA window shown above is from Thermomonospora umbrina and carries:
- a CDS encoding SMI1/KNR4 family protein — its product is MDLNRFSIEEFHGYIVERGLVRRGDQTGCSDEEIAHLARTQGVQRIPALYRDFLRVMGKSPYPLMTGTTWAYEDLLRIKQSSLELLEDDGADPAILDDALVIAMHQGYVVYYIPGASTASDDPGVWTYVEEEQPTNPWPTFRRFLWSLAEMRGEELGIYKELEATGRFTMTRQPGDEDD
- a CDS encoding DUF5063 domain-containing protein — encoded protein: MSDITTLTTNSPEEWATLAERVARHVRNYLSGLEAVSRGEAGRHAVPVLLLEVSQVILAGAQLGASTDVILPDNWEPELGPDPDLDAVRQGLAQRLASVDEYVEVFEPYTDPDPTPYRLSDDLVDVASDLVHGLRHYEKGRPLEALWWWQYSYFNHWGNHAGAALRALHAVIAGARLNVTEEAPAIS
- a CDS encoding YbaB/EbfC family nucleoid-associated protein produces the protein MAEFEQMLGETRKLLEQVRSGAAAAPGEADTPPLEGFGEAADGRIRVTAGQGGEIKGIELDPRVMRMASEELAEHLTVAVNAALTDLRSRATTSDTPIDPSVLADRLQEVQDQGLRQMGLFAQGLEDAMARFKEAGSGRGTRGG
- a CDS encoding deaminase domain-containing protein, whose translation is MGAQQQLPPARGARGRDGADMPRRGRNNNPRFTGLVNRAKELRKGLPSRKKESNVATSDYDVRDRTGRSHRGSIDSVSGKKTYDEKGFTRLRRDGRDALPSRQARGHNRDYDSEKKIYEDFSRRFPDPQTGGRITIYTERHPCQGCAQSTQDFLRRYPNMQVDIVYTHREGPGTLRPGAQNNFSPDSVNNRIRVHRYF
- the recR gene encoding recombination mediator RecR — its product is MYEGVVQNLIDELGRLPGVGPKSAQRIAFHLLAAEPADVERLGTALKEVKDKVRFCRTCGNVAEEEECRICRDPRRDPAVICVVEESKDVVAIEKTREFRGRYHVLGGAISPIEGVGPDDLRIRELMQRLADGAVTELILATDPNLEGEATATYLARLVKPMNLKVTRLASGLPVGGDLEYADEVTLGRAFEGRRLLDV
- a CDS encoding deaminase domain-containing protein; amino-acid sequence: MDNVVTAEYKAGGRRGAFDAVTGLDAGDDPALVGVPSEPVFTPSAIGEAVPTETHGEYKVLEAFAEQVPTRRVKGWLRMYSEQYPCSSCRNVMQQFLRAYPRMTIELAYTHGEPADFTPDPVNPRIEISHIDR